The following are encoded in a window of Gossypium raimondii isolate GPD5lz chromosome 13, ASM2569854v1, whole genome shotgun sequence genomic DNA:
- the LOC105783207 gene encoding fasciclin-like arabinogalactan protein 15, which yields MAIMGFSLFFKFLLLLSGFGVSMALQETPFVAKNLGQISSNSVLVALLDSHYTELAELVEKALLLQSLEESVGKHNITIFAPKNEALERNLDPEFKRFLLEPGNLKSLQTLLLYHIVPTRIEPHSWPNSTSGSILHRTLSNHNVELSSEDSMGVKFIGSAKVINPNAVNRPDGVIHGIEQLLIPQSVQQDFNSRRNLRSISAVKPEGAPEVDPRTHRLKKPAPPVKPGSPPVLPIYDAMAPGPSLAPAPAPGPGGPHHHFNGMRQVKDFIQTLIQYGGYNEMADILVNLTSLATEMGRLVSEGYVLTVLAPNDEAMAKLTTDQLSEPGAPEQIIYYHIIPEYQTEESMYNTVRRFGKVSYDTLRLPHKVSAQEADGSVKFGHADGSAYLFDPDIYTDGRISVQGIDGVLFPPEEKTKEEKKTIKVATAKPRRGKLLEVACRMLVAIGQDSHFSTCQI from the exons ATGGCGATTATGGGTTTTTCGTTGTTCTTCAAGTTCCTTCTCTTGCTCTCTGGCTTTGGGGTTTCAATGGCGTTACAAGAAACCCCATTCGTGGCTAAAAACTTGGGTCAAATCAGTTCTAACTCGGTGCTTGTGGCCTTGTTAGACTCGCATTATACGGAGCTTGCTGAATTAGTGGAGAAAGCTTTGTTGTTACAAAGCTTAGAAGAATCTGTGGGAAAGCATAATATTACCATTTTTGCTCCTAAAAATGAAGCTCTTGAACGGAATCTAGACCCTGAATTCAAGCGGTTTTTGTTGGAACCTGGTAATCTTAAATCCTTACAAACTCTATTGCTTTATCACATTGTGCCGACTAGGATTGAGCCACATTCATGGCCTAATTCAACATCGGGATCGATCCTTCACCGTACGTTATCAAATCACAATGTTGAGCTCTCGAGTGAAGATTCAATGGGGGTTAAATTCATTGGTAGCGCTAAGGTTATTAACCCAAATGCTGTGAACCGTCCAGATGGGGTTATCCATGGCATCGAACAGTTACTAATCCCTCAATCAGTACAACAAGATTTCAACAGTCGGAGAAATCTCCGTTCAATCTCCGCCGTGAAACCAGAAGGTGCACCCGAAGTTGATCCAAGAACCCACCGTTTGAAGAAACCCGCCCCGCCAGTGAAACCCGGTTCACCACCCGTTCTTCCGATTTACGACGCAATGGCTCCAGGTCCATCACTAGCCCCGGCACCAGCTCCAGGACCCGGTGGACCTCACCATCATTTCAACGGAATGAGGCAAGTCAAAGATTTCATTCAAACACTAATTCAATACGGTGGGTACAATGAAATGGCtgatatattagtgaatttAACATCATTAGCCACTGAAATGGGTCGATTAGTTTCCGAGGGTTACGTTTTAACTGTATTAGCACCCAACGATGAAGCCATGGCTAAGTTAACCACTGATCAATTAAGCGAACCCGGCGCACCGGAACAAATCATTTATTATCACATAATCCCGGAGTACCAAACCGAAGAAAGTATGTACAATACGGTGAGAAGATTCGGGAAAGTATCGTACGATACATTGAGGTTACCACACAAAGTATCAGCTCAAGAAGCTGATGGGTCTGTTAAATTCGGGCACGCCGATGGATCCGCTTATCTGTTCGACCCGGACATTTATACCGACGGAAGGATCTCGGTGCAGGGTATCGACGGTGTACTTTTCCCGCCTGAAGAGAAAactaaagaagaaaagaagactATCAAAGTTGCTACAGCGAAACCCAGAAGAG GCAAGTTGCTTGAAGTTGCATGCAGAATGCTTGTGGCAATTGGTCAAGATTCTCATTTTAGCACATGccaaatataa
- the LOC105783211 gene encoding protein RBL codes for MNAPIIDPLQGDFPEVIEEYLEHGLMKCIAFNRRGTLLAAGCSDGSCVIWDFETRGIAKELKDRDCSAAITSVCWSKYGHRILVSAADKSLTLWDVVSGQKVTRIVLQQTPLQARLHPGSSMPSVCLACPLSSAPVIVDFSTGDTTALPVTIPDMGNGVAPPSRNKFPDGAPYTLTAACFNKNGDLVYVGNSKGEILIIDHKNVKVLAMVPISSGAVVKNIVFSRNGQHLLTNSSDRIIRIYENILPLKDGLGALHDLNKTIKEEDTLENVKAVGSKCLVLFREFQDSITKTHWKAPCFSGDGEWVISASASKGEHKIYIWDRAGHLVKILEGPKEQLIDLAWHPVHPIIVSVSLTGLVYIWAKDYTENWSAFAPDFKELEENEEYVEREDEFDLVPETEKVKESDINEDDEVDIVTVEKDPFSDSDMSQDELCFLPATPCPDDPQQQDKFVGSSSKLIDSNHSGSPLSEENGQNGQNGQAAQNASSPLEEDTAGGNQLKRKRKLSEKGLELQAEKVRKPMKPLKSTGRLSKTKNKSVVDQDSGNGLYADDGSDDY; via the exons ATGAATGCCCCGATTATTG ATCCATTGCAAGGGGATTTTCCAGAGGTTATAGAAGAGTATTTGGAGCATGGGCTTATGAAATGCATTGCCTTTAATCGCCGTGGTACCCTTCTCGCCG CTGGATGCTCTGATGGAAGTTGTGTTATTTGGGATTTTGAGACCAGGGGCATTGCAAAGGAGCTTAAGGATAGAGACTGTTCCGCTGCTATAACAAGTGTCTGCTGGTCAAAGTATGGTCATAGAATTCTAGTGTCTGCCGCTGACAAGTCATTAACACTTTGGGATGTAGTTAGTGGTCAGAAGGTTACACGTATCGTTCTGCAACAAACGCCTCTACAAGCTCGTTTACATCCTGGTTCTTCAATGCCATCTGTCTGCTTAGCTTGCCCCCTGTCATCTGCTCCAGTGATTGTTGACTTCAGTACTGGAGATACAACTGCACTCCCAGTCACCATTCCTGATATGGGAAATGGTGTTGCTCCTCCTTCACGCAACAAGTTCCCTGATGGAGCTCCTTACACATTGACGGCCGCATGCTTTAACAAGAATGGAGATCTGGTATATGTGGGGAACTCCAAAGGTGAAATACTTATAATTGATCACAAAAACGTTAAAGTGCTTGCTATGGTTCCAATTTCTAGTGGCGCTGTTGTCAAGAACATTGTTTTCAGCAGAAATGGGCAGCATCTCCTTACTAATTCAAGTGATCGAATTATCAggatttatgaaaatattctgCCTTTGAAAGATGGGCTTGGAGCTCTTCATGACCTTAATAAGACCATCAAAGAGGAAGATACTCTTGAGAATGTGAAGGCTGTTGGATCCAAATGCTTAGTTCTTTTTCGAGAGTTTCAGGATTCAATCACGAAGACACATTGGAAAGCACCTTGTTTTAGTGGTGACGGTGAGTGGGTAATATCTGCTTCTGCTAGCAAAGGAGAGCATAAGATCTACATATGGGACAGGGCTGGTCATCTTGTAAAGATCCTTGAAGGTCCAAAGGAACAACTGATTGATTTAGCGTGGCATCCTGTCCACCCTATTATTGTCTCTGTTTCCTTGACTGGCTTGGTTTATATTTGGGCTAAAGACTACACTGAAAACTGGAGTGCATTTGCTCCTGATTTCAAAGAGCTTGAAGAAAATGAGGAGTATGTAGAACGAGAAGATGAATTTGATCTGGTGCCTGAAACCGAAAAG GTGAAAGAATCTGATATAAATGAAGATGATGAAGTTGATATTGTGACAGTGGAGAAGGATCCGTTCAGTGATTCTGATATGTCACAGGATGAGTTATGTTTCTTGCCTGCAACTCCTTGTCCTGATGATCCCCAACAGCAGGACAAGTTTGTGGGAAGTTCATCAAAGTTGATTGATAGCAATCACTCCGGATCCCCTCTCTCGGAAGAGAATGGACAGAATGGGCAAAATGGACAAGCAGCCCAAAATGCTTCGAGTCCACTCGAAG AGGACACAGCCGGAGGCAATCAGTTGAAAAGAAAACGGAAGCTTTCAGAGAAGGGGTTGGAGTTACAGGCAGAGAAGGTCAGGAAGCCCATGAAACCCTTGAAATCTACTGGTAGGTTatcgaaaacaaaaaataaatccgTTGTTGATCAGGATTCTGGAAATGGCTTATATGCTGACGATGGCTCTGATGATTACTAG
- the LOC105783347 gene encoding calcium-dependent protein kinase 1 — MGNTCVGPSISKNGFFQSVSAVMWPNRSPEGSVSHRETGNELASKEPESALPVQSRPPEQMTMPKSETKQETKSKKPKKPKPPHVKRVSSAGLRTESVLQTKTGNFKEYYSLGKKLGQGQFGTTFLCVEKSTGKEYACKSIAKRKLLTDEDVEDVRREIQIMHHLAGHPNVISIKGAYEDAMAVHVVMELCAGGELFDRIIQRGHYTERKAAALTRTIVGVVESCHSLGVMHRDLKPENFLFVNQQEDSLLKTIDFGLSMFFKPGETFMDVVGSPYYVAPEVLRKHYGPEADVWSAGVILYILLSGVPPFWAESEEGIFDQVLHGDLDFESDPWPNISESAKDLVRRMLIRDPKKRLTAHAVLCHPWIQVDGVAPNKPLDFAVLSRLKQFSAMNKLKKMVLRVIAENLSEEEIAGLREMFKMIDTDNSGQITFEELKAGLKRVGANLKESEIYDLMQAADVDNSGTIDYGEFVAATLHLNKIEREDHLFAAFSYFDKDGSGYITPDELQQACEEFGIEDVRLEEMIHEIDQDNDGRIDYNEFVAMMQKGHVATNAGSAGAGKEGLQHSFGIGFREALKL; from the exons ATGGGTAATACTTGTGTAGGACCAAGCATTTCGAAAAATGGGTTTTTCCAATCTGTTTCAGCCGTAATGTGGCCAAACCGATCACCTGAGGGCTCGGTTTCTCATAGGGAAACTGGGAATGAATTAGCATCTAAAGAACCTGAATCAGCATTACCGGTTCAAAGCAGACCTCCGGAACAAATGACAATGCCGAAATCGGAGACTAAGCAAGAGACTAAATCCAAAAAACCGAAAAAACCTAAGCCTCCTCATGTGAAGAGGGTGTCTAGTGCAGGGTTGAGGACTGAGTCAGTGTTACAAACAAAGACTGGAAATTTCAAGGAATATTATAGCTTGGGGAAAAAATTAGGACAAGGTCAATTCGGGACGACTTTCCTTTGTGTGGAGAAGTCAACTGGAAAAGAATATGCTTGCAAATCGATTGCGAAGAGAAAGTTATTAACTGATGAGGATGTTGAGGATGTGAGAAGAGAAATTCAAATAATGCATCACTTGGCAGGGCATCctaatgttatatcaataaaagGTGCTTATGAGGATGCAATGGCGGTTCATGTTGTTATGGAATTATGTGCTGGTGGAGAGCTTTTCGATAGAATCATTCAACGTGGACATTATACGGAACGAAAGGCAGCTGCACTTACAAGGACTATAGTTGGGGTTGTGGAATCTTGTCATTCTTTAGGGGTTATGCATAGAGACCTTAAACCggagaattttctttttgttaaccAGCAAGAGGATTCGCTTCTTAAGACTATTGATTTCGGATTATCAATGTTCTTTAAGCCAG GTGAAACGTTTATGGATGTGGTTGGAAGTCCATACTACGTTGCCCCAGAAGTTTTACGAAAGCATTACGGTCCCGAAGCTGATGTCTGGAGTGCAGGAGTAATACTTTACATTCTCTTAAGTGGTGTTCCTCCCTTTTGGGCTG AAAGTGAGGAAGGTATATTCGACCAAGTCTTGCATGGTGACCTCGATTTTGAGTCAGATCCTTGGCCTAACATCTCTGAAAGTGCAAAAGACTTGGTGAGAAGAATGCTCATTCGAGACCCCAAGAAACGGTTAACTGCACATGCTGTTTTAT GTCACCCTTGGATACAGGTTGATGGTGTTGCACCGAACAAGCCCCTTGATTTTGCGGTTTTAAGTCGTTTGAAGCAATTTTCGGCAATGAATAAGCTCAAGAAAATGGTGCTTAGG GTGATTGCAGAGAATCTCTCTGAAGAAGAAATAGCCGGCCTCAGAGAAATGTTCAAGATGATAGACACGGACAACAGTGGTCAAATCACCTTCGAAGAACTTAAAGCTGGACTGAAAAGAGTTGGAGCTAATCTTAAGGAGTCTGAAATTTATGATCTTATGCAGGCA GCTGATGTTGATAATAGCGGCACAATTGATTATGGGGAATTCGTAGCTGCTACACTGCACCTAAACAAAATCGAGAGAGAAGATCATTTATTTGCTGCATTTTCCTACTTTGATAAGGATGGTAGTGGTTATATCACTCCCGATGAACTCCAACAAGCATGTGAAGAGTTTGGCATAGAGGATGTCCGACTTGAAGAAATGATCCATGAAATCGATCAAGATAAT GATGGACGCATAGACTACAACGAGTTTGTAGCCATGATGCAGAAAGGACATGTCGCCACAAATGCTGGCAGTGCTGGTGCTGGGAAGGAAGGCTTACAACATAGTTTTGGTATTGGATTTAGAGAAGCATTAAAACTTTAG